The following is a genomic window from Mustela erminea isolate mMusErm1 chromosome 14, mMusErm1.Pri, whole genome shotgun sequence.
TAACTCTGACCTCACTTACCTTTTCTGTCTCTAAATCTTCTTGTTGGTTCTGTATAATCCACTACATGGCTGTATTCTGTCTTGTGTTATTACAAGACTGTTTCATTCATGTTAGTCTTGTCTCCACAATTAAGAAAGGTTTTCTCTGGCTAACCTGTGACTTCTTTTCTTGCTTTAGCATAGAGGTGGGCTTTGGCACTTTTCTTGCATGGTATGGCATTGTGCAGGAACTGATCTTGGTCCTGGATCCTCAAGGTGCCACATGACCTGACTGGCTTCCAGAGAGGCCCTGGACCTAAGAATGCCCCAAAGGCTCACAGCTGTAAGGGAGTGGAGGCGAAGCTTGGCTTCTGACACAGGCATTCAGGAACCAAGATCGTTCAACCCTCTCACACTACACTGTCTCTATCTGCTCTAGTGACTGGACAAAGAGACCTGCAGAAACTAAGGCCCTGTTCAAATTCCAAACCAATGGTCCTCCAATAGCTAGGGCACAGCTAGAGATTAGAAGGTGACTTTTGCATTCTTTTCTCATTGTTTGCTAATGACACTAGAGCTGAGAGAATCTTCAGTGACTGTCATTCTTTCAAAAAGTTACCCCATATTCTAGTCTTAGAAAATGGTCATATTGACACAGTGCCTACTGTGGTCTGCATACCATGCCGATAGCAGCTCTATCCGGCCAGCTGAAGAGACGAGGTCCGGAAAGGCACGCCTTTGTTCTCACGTTCCATGTGTGCTGGGAGGCAGTGACTCTCTTAGATTTTTACCAGAAAACCCTGTGAAACGGCCTCTGCAATGATTTCATCGTGCCCGTTTCGCTCCGTAGGCGATTCAAACTCCAGTGGCCACCAGCTAGCCGTTAATGTCTCTCTTTTCCATTACAGCAGAAGGGCAGCATCGCTTACTTAAATAAGACTTAGAACAGGAGACCCTGCTGTTTCCTTGACAGTTTTTCTTCAAGTGTATTCAGACACGATTCTCCACAGATACTTGTTGGGCTGTCAGGTGGAAGAAGGGTGAGATGTATTCTGTAACAGATTTCTATTGCTTCTACAACCCTAACATCCCGCCAGTCTGGCACCTGCTGTCTCCCTTGCCCCAGTCCTGGTGCAGACCATTGTGCAGCCTCCCATCAGGTCTGCCGGCCTGTCCAGTCTTGCTCCTCTAATCCTTTCTCAGAGAGCCTAAGTGATCTGTTTAAATTGTAAATCTGATCACCCCACACCTCTGCTTAAAACACTGTAACGCCTCTATATTGCCTTCAGGATAAACTCTCAACTCCTTAGCATTGCCTTTAAGACTCAGCCAGGTGCATGCCTTGCCCAGGTTGTCAGCCCTACCAAGTTCTTTGCACACTGAACcctcaacacttgttatcttCTCTTACCTCTCTTTTCTAGGTCTTTGCCTAGAacatttcccctcctctctttacTTAGTTAGCTAATTTGCCTTCCAGAGGGCACCTCAGATATCACTTCCTCCAGAAGCCACCCTTAGTCACCCAAGGCCTAGGCTGGGTGATCTTACATGTTTCTTGTCATTTTATGTTGTGGGTACCTGTTTACATTTGCCTTCCTCTCCAGACAAGAAGCTCGTTGAGGGCTGGGATGGTTTTATTTATCACCATAACCCCAACATCAGTGTCTGACACAGGGACACTCAACAGTtacttaatgaatgaatgaatgaatgaatgacagatgACATAACAAGGATGGCAGATGGGTATTCTTGGAGGTAGATTTCCATTCTGTGTACTGAAGAACTTGCTATTAACTGGGGATATTCAAACAAAGATTTGAAGCAACCCATGAAGCACAGTGAAAGCGCCACCCCTCAAAGTCTTCAGACGGAGCCGGAGTGGCCGTCAGGGGAGAGCTTCTTCAGGAGACGGgttgcagtacgtgccctccacTCATTTCCTGTCTGCAGGAAGGCACGATTAGGTCCACTTCCGGGAGCAAAAGATCTGGTCTGGGGTTTCAGTTCTGTACTTGGTGTGAGAACTTGCACAAAGGATGGCCTCTCTGAgcttttcttacctgtaaaatagaGGTGATGCTCGGACTGCCTACTTCACATGTTTTGTGAGAACCAGATGAAGTCACATACAATACTCTGTAAAAGCCTTCTGAGACAGCAGGGAAAGCTACCTCTTCTGTGCCCAGCCACTGTCCCAGGGAAAAGTGGGAATCAAGAGTGCCTGGTTAGCCAGGATCTGTCAAAAGCCATTGTTCCTGCCCTCAGAGAGATTCCTAGAAGCCTATTACTAAAACAAAGGGAGTAAGGCTCCAGAGTCTTAAGTCACTGTGTAAATGAGCAGAAACGCAAACCATGGACAGACATACGTGATAAATCTTCCCTTTGGGCCCCTTGATTTACGCTTAAAGTCAAGAGCAGTTGATAGCATTTCACTTCCCCTTTGGCGAAACAAACCCAATGAAACCATTTAATTTAAAGGCTTTTTATTAGGAACCACGGGAATGAGCTGCTTATCCCTCTGTAACAGTCTAGAGCAGGTCGTcaggcccaggagggagagaggttATCAGAGGTGCTGTGGTGTGCTTTGCTGCATCGCTTAGGGCCCGGAAGGAAAGGTGGCGGCAACAGAGGTCGGCAGGAACTGGTGTTAGCCAAAACACCAACAGCCTGGGGAgaaccctctcccttccttccaactCCACGCAAGGCTGGAGCAGGCCAGGAGACAGAGAACGTGGCTgcattttctgctgcttcatttcaCTTGCTGGCCCTCCACTCTTGTTGCCGTTTGGTGATTAGGTATTTGAAGAACTCATACACAGACCACGCGATGGCTGTGGAGGGGATCTGGTAAATTACTCTGGCCTGCACCCCTCGGAAGTAGGCGGTCACCCCGCCTACTTGATACACCGTCCTGAAGGCACTTGCCATGCCTGTGATATGTCCTGTGATGTTTGAGTTCAAggccagggactcctgggtgttGAGCAGTGTTTTACAAACGTCCAGTGGGGTTGTGGCGGCAGCAGCGACGGCTCCTGCACAGGCTCCGGAGAGGACGTGGGAGCTGGGGCTGTACCGTCTTTGGGGGTTAAAGTGCTCCTGCAGGAATTCATAGGTCATGAAGTGAATGGCTTGGAAGGGAACATTCATGGTTAGCTGCGTGGTGTAGCTACGATAGAAGGCGCTGGCCCCTTCATTTTGCCACACTGCCCGCACACAGTCTGTCACCCGGTGGTATGGTGAATTGTACATCTGCATCCTCTGCTTGACCACTGAGGGTGCCACcaacaagaaggaaggaaacgaTGCCAGCCGTCAACGGGTGAGCGAGGGTATCCAGATTCAGAGTCCCAAGTCGGCGGGTCAGCCAtcggagcagagggagggaaaaaaatatgagtGAGCTgtcaataatacattaatatgttATTATCTAATACATTCAGGTTTCCCTTTTTTGAGAGGGGATAGGAGAAGACTGGTAAAGAGCCAAAATATAACAGACCCCCTTCcattaggttttctttaaaaccaactagtgagggtgcctgggtggctcagttggttgggcatctgcctttacttcaggtcaggatcccagggttggGATCGAGGcctgggcttgctgctcagcagggagtctgcttctccttctgcctctgccccttcccacgtTCACCCTCTCTAGCGCTctcaaattaaacaaaatattaaaaaaaaacaataaacatacaGAATATATGTATGATTTAGAGACTCCAGAGGGTTTCCTTTAAGTAAGTACGTACTACTATTATCTTACTCTTTCATAAAACCCAAGACAATGACTCAGTGACAGTGAACATCATAATGAACAGATAGCCCTAATCTGCATCCTCAGGTATGCAGAGCACCCAACTCTTACGGAACAAGGATGGTTAATCCTTCTACAGGCGAAGGgctaccaaaaagaaaacaaaattcttaacCAAGAAGAACTGTGGCTTTAGTTTCCGAACATCTGCTCCCTCAAGTGGTTAACGTGATGTGAGCTCTGGATCTCTAGCTTAGGTTTGGCCCTTGTCACACCACCGCCTTGCACATACCAAGTAAAGAACTAGAACTTAAAGAACATAGCAACCACACTACCCCTTCATATTTGAGTATCTCACCCTCCACCTGGAAAGCCGAGATCCAAGTAGCCATGCATGAACTGAGCTCTATAATGTACCCTTTCATTCCTATATCATCTGTCTTCATTTCAACAAGAAAGgctggatttttaaatgttaaaatcatCCATCTTCACCTCTttgaagaaaagtgaaataatctGTTAAATTTTCAGATGAGATCAAATCCCTTACAGAGGAGACTTCCAGGAAGGCCCGGGAATAGGCCTTCTTTTTTGAGAAAAGCCCCAAAGACGGAAGAAATCTCAAGGAGTTTCCTTCCTAAGGGGCGCCTCCTCAGTACCCACAACATGGAGGGGAGCGCCCTCTACTGGTAAGACGCCGTAGCACAGCAGGATTTCCCACCCAAACCAACCACGTGCTCCCTGGCTTTCTTCTGCAaaccagaaataaaggaaaagcccAAGATGTGGATGCAGCTGCCCACAGAGGGAATGGAGGCAGAATCATTACCTTCTGCTGGATTCATGGCTGCATCATGCAGTAATGTTGCTACACACCCGGCTGCACCTGCAAAGGAGAAAACAACTGCCACATATAAGGCCAGGAGAGGTCAGGTCATTCACTGAGGCCTGGCGGAGGGTGGGGGGACAGCTAAGCCAGAGTAGGGACAGGGAACGTAGGAGCCAGTTCAAAAGATGCGACCCCACTACTCCTAAACCCCCGTTCAGAGATATGAAGACACTTGTTCCCACCAGCTTAGTTAGGGTCACCAATCTTCATTCCATAGGTATAATAGGAAGGCCCAGAAGAGCCTAGGAAAACAGCCCAAATTTTACAGCCAGTTTTGAGAATAAATGCAGTTTATGCCCCAGATAGGAACCAGATCCACTGCGGCCAAGGGATGCCAGCGTCAGCTGCCTCCAGTCGAGGGAGAACACGAGGGGCGGCGGGGTGGTCAGATTTGCACCACAGCCTCTCGTCTCCCAGCCTGCCACCCCTGTGCTGCCCAGACCATCTCCACAGATTCTAGTATCTGTACGACTAGACCTTTCCTTCGGGTCCTGAACTGCCATATCCCTCACCACTCCCATTCGCTCTCGATTTGGTGCTCAGTCCTCAAGCACCCGGCTGCTGTCCCTTCCGTTCCTTCCACATAGCCTCCAACCCTCTGGTTTCTCTGTGCAGAAGTCCCTTGGCTCCAGCCCAATTCACATGTTGAGGCCTGGTCATGTCCTCAGCAACTCAAACTGCCTCTGGTCAGTTAGGGTCCTGAAAAGGTGAGGCAAAGAGCTGGGGCTCCATTAATGTCTTCTTTGGGTGGCTGGGTCACCTCTGACCCTGCCCCGAAGAGCAGGACATCACCTGACTATCAGGAAATACACAATGAGGGGGTAGTTCCGTGCGTCTCCATGTGTTACCGGGGTGTTAGAAGTTGGTGCAGGGAGAAGAGTTGAGCTGGTAAGTAAGGGAAGATACTGTCAACACTTTGTTGAGGACGCCCCCAAGGAGGGGTGGGGTTGCCCCTTGTCCGAGAACTTCAGGTTTGGAAGTCCCTCCCCTATAATCTGGCCTACACCAGCCCACAGCTTCAGCTCCAAACCATGCTGAGACGGGAAAGCACGGACAGCAGCAAAGCCCAGAGAGTTGAGAAAGTGGGGGAACCAGCACAGGAATGCTCAATACCGTTGGCAATATGGCTATTGCCCCCAGGGTGGATTACATCACTCAATGTCTTTTTTAACTTTTCGTAGCAGGCAAAATACAGGGCATGGGCAGGCCCCGCGCCTGTTGCTGTGACGTTCAGCCCCCGCATAGGCCTCCACAGCCCCTCCGTTCTTATAATCCTCCAGAGCGCCTCCAACACATTGCGGTAGCGGGCGGCTGGGTCTGGCTGTAGGCTCTGCATCCGGGTCTGAAATTACAGAAAGCGCAGGGTCAGCGATGCCAACTCCTCAGCTTCCCGACTTCCGACACTGAGGCTGTGggcacttctatgtggaatcatGCCAAGGGGCAGGAGTGCCGCCTGGCTTCCAGGTTTACTTCCTTCCAGATCTGCATCCAATCTTTCCAAGACCTGGACCTTTCTTTTGCTAGTCATCTATGAGGGGAACACCGCTGTTGTCTCTGAGGACATCACTGCTTGGGAAGTGGCCTTGGACTCTGAAATGATTCAGAGCCTCAGCAACAAATACCAAGCCCAAGTTTCAGAAGTTGCTTTTGTGCCTTAATAATCTCGGGCCGAGttctttccaaatgtattttgaAGTCAACTATTTTCTCTCTACAACATAGTTTATGCATTATTTCTGAAGATTGATCCTGGGCCTGCTTCCTCACCACATACTACACTAAGGAGGATAACTCATCCTTTGTTGGATCCTTGCTAATTATCTGAGTTTCTCAGATTACTTGGCATTGACAACTGGGCCTGTAGGTTAAACTCTTGGCAAAGGCAGTATCTGTAATGGATACTGCTCTAATTTTAACCTGAAACTATGAAAGGTGGAAACCAACTTAGTCTCTAAAATTTAAGGGATTACCAGATCTCTAATCTAAACTGAATGAATCCCGAAATTGGTATCAAATAATATCAGCCTTCATGAAACATAATCCATGGAATTTCCAGAGGATTCAATGACTGAGACAAAAATACATGGTAGATACTTTGTGTAATGCTGGACAAATTTGGATTGAAATATAGGAAATGTATCTTTTCAAAACATCCCCCAAATCACAGACCCTCAGGGGAAGGGTGTGTCTCCTAATGAAAATCTCTTGTCTGTTGATCCACTTCAAGATTAAGGtagcatgggggcgcctgggtggctcagtgggttaagccgctgcctttggctcaggtcatgatctcagggtcctgggatagagtcccgcatcaggttctctgctcagcagggagcctgcttcctcctctctctctgcctgcttctctgcctacttgtgatctctgtctgtcaaataaataaatcttttaaaaaaaaaaaaaaagattaaggtaGCATGGAGATTaacaatataaaatcaatgtcCAGGGCCTAAACAGAGTAAGCCCTCAAGatctgtttgttgaatgaatgaatgaacagatgaatgaaagaacaaatgaatctTAGCTGTCTGCACCAGTTCACAAAGTAAGAAGTGGGCTATTAGTGAGTCAGTAGGGGCAACTAATGCCCAAATGCAGTTTAAATTCCTACTTCATTCCAGTTACTGATTCAATTTGAACCTTCCTTTTGGCCATCTGGAATCCAAGAGCACTGCCTCTTCTCAAGAGCACAGGGGAAAACAATTAACCAGATTAACAGGTCCTAGTTAGCTGCAAGCAATCCACATTCCTCTAAAGTTATTTTCTCCAGCTTGCTACGGACAAAGAACTGGAAGCTTAAAAGGTTAATACTGTAAGTTCTATCATAAATACAGTATCATTTATTACAACTTGACTCATtctacttctcaaaaaaaaaaataacaccataAATTTCCAATAAAGGATATGCTAACGACCAATCTTTCACATCATCTAATGGTACAGAAACCATTAGAGGAGTTATTTGTGACTACAGGTCTTTGCTGGCTACAGCTGCTGATAAAGATAAACTGGGCCTGGTAGCTTAACAATTGTGTTTCCATAGGTTTGTTTGAAACTGATCTTGTACAGGGAGAATGTTCAGAAATTGCATTGCTCTGCTGAAGTCAGTGGCATTACCAGCCTTGAAAGGTCTGGCCTCAGAGACTTAGAACCTTTCACCCTCAAGAGAAACCTGGACTGAAAgttactttgaatattttatacatacCTTTTACATCTAACACAATTCTACTTACACCCTTATGGAAAGGACCCAGGCATAAGCTAGgccaaatataaaaatcaatatgggagggcgcctgggtggctcagtgggttaaagcctctgcctttggcctaggtcatgatcccagagtcctgggatcgagccccacatcaggctctctgctcggcagggagactgcttcctcctctctctctgcctacttgtgatctctgtctgtcaaatcaatcaatcaatcaatcaatcaaatctttaaaaaaaatcaatatggcTCCCCAAAGGAGTGAACCAATAAATCTTTctttgggagaaaaatgaaatctctaCAAGTTTACGAATAGCctttaattatttagaaaaacacTGGCTTTGAAGAAAATCCAAATGAACTAATAGGGAGATAAGTGGTTTGGTAAAAGACAAGCCACATTTGAGTCAATTGAGTATAAGCCTGAGTATGAGCCCCTGCTTTGCTAGATGTGTGGATGTGTGGTCTTGGATAGATCACTTAACCAGAGTTTCAATGTTGTCATCTAAAACATGAGACTAAGAATGGGTCACGGGGCTGTTGTGCAGATTCCAAGAGGACATGTAAAAGCCACTGGTAATTTATGAAGCACTAGAAATataaggctttttatttttttaattcaaacacGATTCTTGGGCATATTTGTTCATACCATATAATTTATAGATGATGGCACTGTTGTCTCTTGTATACATTTCACAAATGTGCATGGGCAACTAACTGGTGCTTAGCCACTAGTAAATTAGgtttaattttgtatcttttagtttttactttaaaGTTTCTCTGTGGCTATAATGATTTTTATGTCCAGCTATTAATCTGGAGGTCATGTTTAGGGATGAGCACTATTATGAAACTCTGTGCCTTGCTTGGATCTGGAGATCTACTTCTGGGAAGGCTGTATGGAAGGCCTGAGAGTCAGACTGGGTTCAAATCATGACGGTGCCACTTaacttgcttccttttcttcatctgtaaaataatgaaaatggtgTATACTTTGTGAAATTGCTTCAAGGATTAAACGAATAATTTTATGTAAGGCACATCATTAGTGCTTGGCAAATAAGAACAATTGCCCTTTATTGAATAAGTAGTATTATTATTAGATACAAGAAAGTCGAATAAGCCAATGTTTCTACTTCCTAACCTTTCACTGGTGCACATGTATAGATAACCGTTTGCATCTGGAGTTTGGAAAAGAtttcccttgctctttctctctttaacttATTATGTAAGTAGATTATTTGTGTCCCCATTGCAGAGCCAAAAAGTAGCACCTTGCAGGCAGGTGGGTGCTTAGCCAAATGATTTTGAGATGATTCTGACTACTTTGGTTGCAGAGCCTCTCCCTATAGATAAAGTCTGGTGTTTGCCTCTGaggctcagaaaaagaaaactggaatatATTTGGACTCCCAAATCTCCCTATTATGACTATGTAAATAGTTGGCTGAGTAACTGTGGCCTAGCGGGTTATGGTACGTTCCTCCCAAGGATATTTTAAATCAACTTGACCCTGATAAGTAGCTGGGGTGCACAGGCTTGCATGCCAAGAGGCAATGCCAACTTTCATTTGCAAACCCTGTGGCTGCTGTTTAGGCTCCAACACAGTTACCTGCCTCTAGTCTTACGGACCGTTGGGCTGCTCTTCTTCTCCACCACCATTTATGGTGAAAGAGGAACTGGGAAGCCCTGGGACAAGTGAACTGGGAAGTCCTTTCTGAAGGAAGAGATGTGAATTTTACTTTCATGTCTGCACAACAATGTCTTAACATCCTACTTACATTAAATCCTACCAGTCTCACCTAGTTGTTCCCTCTAGTCTTTTAAATCTCAGTATTAATGGCAAATGCAAATGATTCTTCTAAAATATGCTTTTGTATCTTTGAAGActcttgagcatttttttttttttttttgcctctgaaccaaataattatttaatacagGGCTTTGAGGCATGACTGTAATGTCatatgactaatttttttttaaaaaacaaacacttaaaaGTTTGTGTAAATGAATAAGAACTGTTCTTCGAAACAGTTACCTTGGAAGGCTAGAAGTAACTTATTCTAGCAATGCTGTGATTATGCAAAATATTTCTGGAACTCCTCTTTCAGAAGAGTTCCCTCAGTGGGTTTATCAGCCTCAAGAATATATCAGTCTCCTTGCTTTCTGGTCCcaccttctctttgttttcaatcAGTATTACCCATTTTGATCTTCTGCCTTATCTACCATTTTTTATTCCGAATGgtctgttacttaaaaaaaaaaaaaacaaaaaaacccaaaacccattTTGTCACATGGCAAAGATTTGCCCTCTTTCATATTCACCCAAATATTCTGCAAGCATTCCTAACAGAGGAATCTATAAAATATAGCAACATTACGCAAAGATATTGAATAAGGAGAGCCTCCCAAGGCAATGGGACAACACTTAGGTTGATAAGTTACAGTAATATTTCTCAGTCACATTATTACGTTGTATTTTTCAAgtcattaaataattttcactGCTTTCTTTGATCTAGTTTTCATATGATACCCATCCTGAAACATAGCTCCCTAAACCCTGCTCTCTACTCACAGTCTAAGTATAGTGAAGTTACTTTGCTTTGCAGTtaggtcattttaatttttggataTATAGCATTAACAACTCACAGTCATTCAACCTAGACTTTACTACACAAATGTCAGAATCTTTACTGGTACTTAtccactttatattttaatactgtTAGAGCATTAACCATCCTCTTACTTCTCTCGCATGGATTTTACTATTTATTCCTATTCCTCTCAACTGAAAAGGGTATTTAAAACTCTAGTATCCATTTTAACCAAGTGCAATCTACCAGTTTCAATAGATATGGCCCTTGGTAGAAGTTGCCTTGCAACTTGCTAGAAAACTATCAACTCAGAGTCATTCACAAAGCTTAATGAGCACTTTCCCTATTTCTTCATCCACACTACCAAAGAAAACAAGTGAGAGTACCAGAAccaggaagaagcagaaaagatAGACTTTGTATTTCCCAACTCAGTACTCTCTCCTTTTGCATATGTAACATCTTCctaatttgaggggaaaaaaaaaacaaaacacacttcaAAGAGCTGTGAGGATACTGTTTGACTATAACCCCAACATTTTTAAAGGAGGCATCAGTCTGCCAATACATTTACTTCAACAGTCCCCTTGAATTTACTTTTCATTCAATCTAGTTCTTACTTTGAGAGATTGGTACCTTTACTAATGCACAAGAGTAAGAACTGTAAAGAAAAATCAGCTCCTCTCTTCACCTAGCTTTCTTCCGAAGCACTTGACTTCTTTACCCACTTATCAATCTGCTTGGTTGTGGCTGCAGTTAGTTTTTACTTTCACAGCAATCATGTCGTCATGTTGATCCCAATTCATTTTCAATATCATCATGCTTCCCTTCTAGGCAACTTTTCCCTTTTGTCAACTTCAGCTGGCTAAAGAAATACACTGCCAGGTCCATCTCTTGTTTGAGGGCTGCACATACAAAATCCTAATCCCAGCTTAGTTTTCATGTTCAGGAAATAGGTGGGGTATCATGCCTGATGCAGGGAAACCGAAACCTCTTCCTGAACGTGGTCTTTCCCAAATTACTTCCAGTCTAGAACTATGAATTCTCACTGCACAAATGATTTCCAGTCACTCGTGGGTTAAGATTTAATAAGTAAATGCTCTATCTAGCTGAGAGACTTCAGATTTCGGTTCCTGCCCCCTCACTTTTAAgggaagacacagcaagaagctTATAAAAGCACCTGCCACAGAACATCTCAAGCCTTTAAGATTCTATTCAGGGTCTGATTCACCCCAGTTGGCTTCATCTTCATCAAGTTAGTAGCACTTACCTGTTCCATCCCCTCCCACCCTATTCCTGTTTAGTCCCAGCTAGGTTCCGGGGCCTTGGCTGACAGATTTTCTTTCCACAGTGCCGA
Proteins encoded in this region:
- the SLC25A28 gene encoding mitoferrin-2 isoform X1 — translated: MEQTRMQSLQPDPAARYRNVLEALWRIIRTEGLWRPMRGLNVTATGAGPAHALYFACYEKLKKTLSDVIHPGGNSHIANGAAGCVATLLHDAAMNPAEVVKQRMQMYNSPYHRVTDCVRAVWQNEGASAFYRSYTTQLTMNVPFQAIHFMTYEFLQEHFNPQRRYSPSSHVLSGACAGAVAAAATTPLDVCKTLLNTQESLALNSNITGHITGMASAFRTVYQVGGVTAYFRGVQARVIYQIPSTAIAWSVYEFFKYLITKRQQEWRASK
- the SLC25A28 gene encoding mitoferrin-2 isoform X2, with protein sequence MELEGRGAGGVAGGPAAGPGRSPGESALLDGWLQRGVGRGAGGGEAGACRPPVRQDPDTGPDYEALPAGATVTTHMVAGAVAGILEHCVMYPIDCVKTRMQSLQPDPAARYRNVLEALWRIIRTEGLWRPMRGLNVTATGAGPAHALYFACYEKLKKTLSDVIHPGGNSHIANGAAGCVATLLHDAAMNPAEVVKQRMQMYNSPYHRVTDCVRAVWQNEGASAFYRSYTTQLTMNVPFQAIHFMTYEFLQEHFNPQRRYSPSSHVLSGACAGAVAAAATTPLDVCKTLLNTQESLALNSNITGHITGMASAFRTVYQVGGVTAYFRGVQARVIYQIPSTAIAWSVYEFFKYLITKRQQEWRASK